The DNA segment ATTCTTCTACTTTAAGATATTTTTTACCTTTGTAGTAGCCGCATTTCGGACAAACAATATGCGGCAGTTTGGGCTCTTTACAATTCGGGCAAAGCCCGACATTCA comes from the Pseudomonadota bacterium genome and includes:
- the rpmF gene encoding 50S ribosomal protein L32 produces the protein NVGLCPNCKEPKLPHIVCPKCGYYKGKKYLKVEEL